CAATGCGCTCTATCGGCTTGGTCATGACATGGTCGTGCGACTACCCCGCATCCCCTCGGCTGTTGGGCAAGTGGATAAGGAGCAGGAATGGCTTCCTAGACTGGCTCCGCTTTTACCGCTGAACATCCCGGTTCCACTTGCGAAGGGTAAACCTAGCGAAGGCTACCCGTGGCATTGGTCTGTCTATCGGTGGCTCGAAGGTGAAGACGCGACTACCGCGCCCATCACTGATCCACGCCAAGCAGCGACTGATTTGGCTCAGTTCATAACTGTACTACAGGGGGTTGAGGCTACCGGCGGTCCACCGCCGGGGCAACACAACTTTTACCGCGGCGTCCCGCTAGCAATGCGAGATCAGCAGACTCGCGACGCAATCGCAGCCCTACATGATGTGATCGATACTGACGAAGTGACCGCAGTGTGGGACGCAGCCATCGAAACCCCAGCGTGGAACGGGGCACCCACCTGGGTACATGGAGACCTGCACGCTGGAAATCTGCTCGTCCAACAAGGTAGGCTTACTGGCGTTATCGATTTTGGGGGACTAGGCGTGGGCGATCCAGCATGTGACGTGATGGCTGCATGGGTGTTCCTGTCTTCCGAGAACAGGGCAATATTCCGTGCGGTGCTACAGGTTGATGACACAACTTGGGCGCGAGGTCGTGGCTGGGCGTTGTCTTTCGGGTTGATTGCCCTCCCTTA
This is a stretch of genomic DNA from Candidatus Poribacteria bacterium. It encodes these proteins:
- a CDS encoding aminoglycoside phosphotransferase family protein, yielding MSTSKMHIDEVDTDVSLVARLLITQFPQWANLPIEPVHSAGTGNALYRLGHDMVVRLPRIPSAVGQVDKEQEWLPRLAPLLPLNIPVPLAKGKPSEGYPWHWSVYRWLEGEDATTAPITDPRQAATDLAQFITVLQGVEATGGPPPGQHNFYRGVPLAMRDQQTRDAIAALHDVIDTDEVTAVWDAAIETPAWNGAPTWVHGDLHAGNLLVQQGRLTGVIDFGGLGVGDPACDVMAAWVFLSSENRAIFRAVLQVDDTTWARGRGWALSFGLIALPYYQATNPVLAGIAQRAINETLTDYKEGVFSRLDPA